The Coffea arabica cultivar ET-39 chromosome 3c, Coffea Arabica ET-39 HiFi, whole genome shotgun sequence genome contains a region encoding:
- the LOC113734355 gene encoding uncharacterized protein, which translates to MHALKDTVSEKLSQLFSDSPSQNSDQQPQAGQFMKERKSWSSIFSFGLPFLSFEWFRPNNHKNDIKLQQSDSFSWRSKSFSFKDRPLDRHSEPYNEYGNSGSLSVHEENGNHVSIRKLDFQKKEYSDTHIENGEPGSGRSTTSCGSDIFEDATCPNSFQRSLSNLTDDSVFISPDLYEFFESSLPNIVKGCQWTLLYSTARHGISLRTLIRKSAELSGPCLLITGDNQGAIFGGLLECPLKPTAKRKYQGTNQSFVFTTLYGEPRLFRPTGVNRYFYLCLNDLLALGGGGSFALCLDGELLTGSSGACETFGNLCLAHDEEFELRNVELWGFTHASRYLT; encoded by the exons ATGCATGCTTTGAAAGACACAGTTTCGGAAAAACTTTCACAGCTTTTTTCTGATTCCCCTTCTCAGAACTCAGATCAACAGCCTCAG GCCGGGCAGTtcatgaaggaaagaaaatcttgGTCTTCCATATTCTCTTTTGGTCTCCCTTTTTTGAGCTTTGAATGGTTCAgaccaaataatcataaaaatgaTATCAAACTACAGCAGTCAGATTCTTTTAGTTGGAGAAGTAAGAGTTTCTCATTCAAAGACAGACCTTTGGACAGACACTCAGAACCATATAATGAGTACGGGAACAGTGGATCACTAAGTGTTCATGAAGAAAATGGGAATCATGTATCTATTAGAAAATTAGATTTCCAGAAGAAGGAATATTCAGATACCCATATTGAGAACGGAGAGCCTGGCTCTGGAAGGAGCACAACTAGTTGTGGTTCTGATATCTTTGAAGATGCTACTTGTCCAAATAGTTTTCAGAGGTCATTGTCCAATCTTACTGATGATTCTGTCTTCATATCTCCAGACCTATATGAATTTTTTGAGTCATCCCTTCCTAATATAGTAAAAGGTTGCCAATGGACCTTACTATACAG TACTGCAAGACATGGTATATCACTTCGTACACTCATTCGCAAGAGCGCTGAGCTTTCTGGTCCTTGCTTGCTG ATTACTGGTGATAATCAAGGTGCTATATTTGGTGGGTTGCTTGAGTGCCCTCTGAAGCCCACTGCAAAGAGAAAGTATCAG GGGACAAATCAATCATTTGTATTCACAACCTTATATGGTGAACCAAGGCTTTTTAGACCAACTG GTGTAAACAGATACTTTTACTTGTGCTTGAATGACTTACTAGCACTTGGAGGTGGTGGAAGTTTTGCTCTATGCTTGGATGGAGAACT GTTAACTGGAAGCAGTGGAGCTTGTGAAACCTTTGGAAACTTATGCTTGGCACATGATGAAGAGTTCGAACTGAGGAATGTTGAG CTGTGGGGTTTTACGCATGCATCTCGATACCTTACCTAG